Proteins from a single region of Streptomyces sp. TN58:
- the pyrE gene encoding orotate phosphoribosyltransferase, translating to MSDVNEARPAGTRDALLQQIKDKAVVHGRVTLSSGKEADYYIDLRRITLDGEAAPLVGQVMLDLTAELDFDCVGGLTLGADPVATSMLHASAARGQRLDAFVVRKAQKAHGMQRRIEGTDVKGKRCLVVEDTSTTGGSPLTAVEAVREAGGEVVAVATIVDRGAADAIAEAGLRYLTGYRLDDLGLS from the coding sequence ATGAGTGACGTCAACGAAGCAAGGCCGGCAGGCACACGGGATGCGCTTCTCCAGCAGATCAAGGACAAGGCCGTTGTGCACGGCAGGGTGACCCTCTCCTCCGGCAAGGAGGCCGACTACTACATCGACCTCCGCCGGATCACCCTCGACGGCGAGGCGGCCCCGCTGGTCGGCCAGGTCATGCTCGACCTCACCGCCGAGCTCGACTTCGACTGCGTCGGCGGCCTGACCCTCGGCGCCGACCCGGTCGCCACCTCGATGCTGCACGCCTCCGCCGCGCGCGGTCAGCGCCTGGACGCCTTCGTCGTCCGCAAGGCGCAGAAGGCCCACGGCATGCAGCGGCGCATCGAGGGCACCGACGTGAAGGGCAAGCGCTGCCTGGTGGTCGAGGACACCTCGACCACCGGCGGGTCCCCGCTGACCGCCGTCGAGGCCGTCCGCGAGGCCGGCGGCGAGGTCGTCGCCGTGGCCACGATCGTCGACCGCGGTGCGGCCGACGCGATCGCCGAGGCGGGTCTGCGCTACCTCACCGGTTACCGCCTCGATGACCTCGGGCTGTCCTGA
- a CDS encoding SRPBCC family protein produces the protein MEHQVFVPVPADDLRAVLRDPARVARCVPGLQQDADTGVGPLSGRLKVRVGGSTVTYRGSAAVTEQDPGHFAFEGEGTEVRGSGTVKFSLGLRLTPAADGTRLDFTALATADGRAASFAPDAAATALRRILDRAARQLVAGSVTSDPVAEAEAAEAAGAAEADDVEADDVEAEGEAEPGDDITEVSASVFETEVPPPSLDPALDPFLAGDFEDLDANGAPRPPAEAAHARRTMIGRSAEEVDHAPPRGRYAPVPAPAAAAPGDSLRWIAPAAALALASAVVIGRALRRRR, from the coding sequence ATGGAGCATCAGGTGTTCGTGCCGGTACCGGCAGACGACCTCCGCGCCGTGCTGCGCGACCCCGCCCGGGTGGCCCGATGCGTACCGGGACTCCAGCAGGACGCCGACACGGGCGTCGGACCGCTCTCCGGCCGGCTGAAGGTGCGGGTCGGCGGCAGCACCGTCACCTACCGGGGATCCGCGGCCGTCACCGAACAGGACCCCGGCCACTTCGCCTTCGAGGGTGAGGGCACGGAGGTGCGGGGCAGCGGCACCGTGAAGTTCTCCCTCGGCCTGCGGCTGACCCCGGCCGCCGACGGCACCCGGCTGGACTTCACCGCGCTGGCCACCGCCGACGGACGCGCCGCCTCCTTCGCCCCCGACGCCGCGGCGACCGCCCTGCGCAGGATCCTCGACCGGGCCGCCCGCCAACTGGTCGCCGGATCCGTTACCAGCGACCCCGTCGCCGAGGCCGAAGCCGCGGAGGCCGCCGGGGCCGCGGAGGCCGACGACGTGGAGGCCGACGACGTGGAGGCCGAGGGCGAGGCCGAGCCCGGTGACGACATCACCGAGGTCAGCGCCTCGGTCTTCGAGACCGAGGTGCCGCCCCCGTCCCTGGATCCCGCCTTGGACCCGTTCCTGGCCGGCGACTTCGAGGACCTCGACGCCAACGGAGCCCCGCGGCCGCCGGCCGAGGCCGCCCACGCCCGCCGCACCATGATCGGCCGCAGCGCCGAGGAGGTGGACCACGCACCCCCGCGCGGCCGGTACGCCCCCGTTCCCGCACCGGCCGCCGCCGCCCCCGGCGACAGCCTGCGCTGGATCGCCCCCGCCGCGGCGCTCGCACTCGCCTCGGCCGTCGTCATCGGCCGGGCCCTGCGCCGCCGCCGCTGA
- a CDS encoding DUF2617 family protein, translated as MLTTLQTSYTDTRAADLAWALGRDRLPALAVLNLELSGAKVELRLLGASHQVLLEEKDVLCSETVACMPGSSTPLPLGVAKRVGDWEYEFAARVETLSRGSFAGRAQELLALVADHPNGLAGTFPGSPHAFTAMLAQRYEGQVRWRTWHAYPQEGQLVATRTRVGVRMGAPAPALESPALL; from the coding sequence ATGCTCACGACCCTCCAGACCTCATACACCGACACGCGTGCCGCCGATCTCGCCTGGGCCCTGGGTCGGGACCGGCTGCCCGCCCTGGCCGTGCTGAACCTCGAACTTTCCGGCGCGAAGGTCGAGTTGCGCCTGCTCGGGGCCTCCCATCAGGTTCTGCTGGAGGAGAAGGACGTGCTCTGTTCGGAGACGGTCGCCTGCATGCCGGGCAGCAGTACGCCGCTGCCGCTCGGTGTGGCGAAGCGGGTCGGCGACTGGGAGTACGAGTTCGCCGCGCGGGTCGAGACGCTGTCGCGGGGATCCTTCGCCGGGCGGGCCCAGGAGCTCCTCGCACTGGTGGCGGACCACCCGAACGGGCTAGCGGGGACGTTCCCCGGAAGCCCGCACGCCTTCACCGCCATGCTCGCCCAGCGCTACGAGGGCCAGGTGCGGTGGCGTACGTGGCACGCGTACCCGCAGGAAGGGCAGTTGGTGGCCACGCGGACACGGGTCGGGGTGCGGATGGGCGCCCCGGCGCCGGCCCTGGAATCGCCCGCCCTGCTGTAG
- a CDS encoding aldose epimerase, producing the protein MSTQLSVGGTEVTVDQENGCRIGSLRIDGTELLRQGPRYGAFPMVPWCGRMKDGRFHDGATVHQMPLDHPPHALHGLGRDARWRPAGATATEAAFTYDLTDPWPTPGRVTQVVTLAEDSLTLTMGVETYGDSFPAQVGWHPWFLRDLGGQDVELSFDPAWQEERGADHLPTGKRIDPRPGPWDDCFGMPDGVDVTLTWPGALELRITSRCEWVVVYDEQAEAVCVEPQSGPPNGINTAPRLVTPVDPLEVSTTWTWRRLG; encoded by the coding sequence ATGAGTACGCAACTGAGCGTCGGCGGCACCGAGGTGACTGTTGACCAGGAGAACGGCTGCCGGATCGGCAGTCTGCGCATCGACGGGACCGAGCTGCTGCGCCAGGGGCCGCGGTACGGGGCCTTCCCGATGGTCCCGTGGTGCGGCCGGATGAAGGACGGCCGGTTCCACGACGGCGCGACCGTGCACCAGATGCCCCTCGACCATCCGCCGCACGCCCTCCACGGCCTGGGCCGTGACGCTCGCTGGCGGCCGGCCGGCGCCACCGCCACCGAGGCCGCCTTCACCTACGACCTCACTGACCCGTGGCCGACGCCCGGCCGGGTCACCCAGGTCGTCACGCTCGCCGAGGACTCGCTGACCCTCACCATGGGCGTGGAGACGTACGGGGACTCCTTCCCGGCCCAGGTCGGCTGGCATCCCTGGTTCCTGCGCGACCTCGGCGGCCAGGACGTGGAGCTGTCCTTCGACCCCGCCTGGCAGGAGGAGCGCGGCGCCGACCACCTCCCCACCGGCAAGCGCATCGACCCGCGGCCCGGCCCCTGGGACGACTGCTTCGGCATGCCCGACGGCGTCGACGTCACCCTCACCTGGCCCGGCGCGCTGGAGCTGCGTATCACCAGCCGGTGCGAATGGGTGGTCGTCTACGACGAGCAGGCCGAAGCCGTCTGCGTCGAGCCGCAGTCCGGCCCGCCGAACGGGATCAACACCGCTCCGCGCCTGGTCACCCCCGTTGACCCGCTGGAGGTCTCCACGACCTGGACATGGCGCAGGCTCGGCTAG
- a CDS encoding polyamine aminopropyltransferase: MIDRSVPRRVLPAPEPGGAETVTAGLPVRPRTGRLLVLATVFVCAACGLVYELELLALGTYLIGDSVTQASVVLSVMVFAMGVGSLLAKSFRHRPALGFGVIEAGLALLGGLSAMALYASFAWLGESRPALVAFSFAIGMLIGAEIPLLMVLIQRIRRQDAGGAVADLFAADYVGALVGGLAFPFLLLPMLGQLTGAMLTGTVNAVVGGGLVLWLFRHDLSRRCRWLLIAANLTVLVVLASATVLADDFERLARRAVYGAEVRVAVQTGVQELVLTGPATGSPRSLDLYLDGRLRVSGYDEYRYHESLVHPAMTGPHARVLVLGGGDGLAAREVLRYRDVASVTVVELDPGVVHLARTDPMLSALNAGVFADPRLAVVHQDAFHWLRGPAAHERFDVIVSDLPDPGITPSTKLYSQEFYGLAVRALAPGGRMAVHAGPLATRPRTYWTVDSTLRAAGLRTTPYSAGGRLTGFAAGPDRTHRGGTGAPPRDWGFVLAARDQEPLLRVDRETPALRSLSSGSLQDAARDAERTRVDGLPPSTLPHPRYS, translated from the coding sequence ATGATCGACCGTTCCGTCCCGCGCCGGGTCCTCCCGGCTCCGGAGCCGGGAGGCGCCGAGACCGTCACGGCCGGCCTGCCCGTACGGCCCCGGACCGGCCGACTCCTGGTCCTGGCCACCGTGTTCGTCTGCGCCGCCTGCGGGCTCGTGTACGAGCTGGAGCTGCTCGCCCTGGGCACGTACCTCATCGGCGACTCCGTCACCCAGGCGTCGGTCGTGCTGTCCGTCATGGTCTTCGCCATGGGTGTCGGCTCCCTGCTCGCCAAAAGCTTCCGGCACCGGCCCGCCCTCGGCTTCGGCGTCATCGAGGCCGGGCTCGCCCTCCTCGGCGGCCTCTCCGCCATGGCGCTGTACGCGAGCTTCGCCTGGCTGGGGGAGTCCCGGCCGGCGCTCGTCGCCTTCTCCTTCGCCATCGGCATGCTCATCGGCGCCGAGATCCCGCTGCTGATGGTCCTCATCCAGCGCATCCGCAGACAGGACGCGGGCGGCGCCGTCGCCGACCTGTTCGCCGCCGACTACGTGGGCGCCCTCGTCGGCGGCCTCGCCTTCCCGTTCCTGCTGCTGCCGATGCTCGGCCAGCTCACCGGCGCCATGCTCACCGGCACGGTCAACGCCGTCGTCGGCGGCGGCCTGGTCCTGTGGCTCTTCCGCCACGACCTGAGCCGGCGCTGCCGCTGGCTGCTCATCGCCGCGAACCTGACCGTCCTCGTCGTGCTGGCCTCCGCGACCGTCCTCGCCGACGACTTCGAGCGCCTCGCCCGACGCGCGGTCTACGGAGCCGAGGTGCGGGTCGCCGTCCAGACCGGGGTGCAGGAGCTGGTGCTCACCGGCCCCGCGACCGGCTCGCCGCGCTCCCTCGACCTCTACCTCGACGGACGGCTGCGGGTCAGCGGCTACGACGAGTACCGCTACCACGAGTCCCTGGTCCACCCGGCGATGACCGGCCCGCACGCCCGGGTCCTCGTCCTCGGCGGCGGCGACGGCCTCGCCGCCCGCGAGGTGCTCCGCTACCGCGACGTCGCCTCCGTCACCGTCGTCGAGCTCGATCCCGGCGTGGTCCACCTCGCCCGCACCGATCCCATGCTCTCCGCGCTCAACGCCGGGGTGTTCGCCGACCCGCGCCTGGCCGTCGTCCACCAGGACGCCTTCCACTGGCTGCGCGGACCCGCCGCGCACGAGCGCTTCGACGTGATCGTCTCCGACCTCCCCGACCCGGGCATCACCCCCAGCACGAAGCTGTACTCGCAGGAGTTCTACGGACTGGCGGTGCGGGCCCTGGCCCCCGGCGGCCGGATGGCCGTGCACGCCGGGCCCCTGGCGACGCGGCCCCGTACGTACTGGACCGTCGACTCCACCCTCCGCGCCGCCGGCCTGCGCACCACCCCCTACAGCGCGGGCGGCCGCCTGACCGGATTCGCCGCCGGACCCGACCGCACGCACCGCGGGGGGACCGGCGCGCCGCCGCGGGACTGGGGGTTCGTCCTGGCCGCCCGCGACCAGGAGCCCCTGCTGCGCGTGGACCGCGAAACGCCCGCGCTGCGGTCCCTGTCGAGCGGATCCCTCCAGGACGCGGCACGTGACGCCGAGCGCACCCGGGTGGACGGACTTCCGCCCTCGACGCTGCCGCATCCGCGGTATTCGTGA